One part of the Streptomyces lydicus genome encodes these proteins:
- a CDS encoding class I SAM-dependent methyltransferase produces the protein MSGRTGRGGRRARVAALRPRYQDELRDGTGRFFEARRTTCPWCGSARLRRRLRTTDHLQGKPGHFVLDACHDCGHVFQNPRLGDDGLEFYYRDCYDGLGRSTMTRTAGSPLAVRLYRSRARALLPFGRPTRWLDVGTGHGHFCAEARKIHPGTAFHGLDLGEGVESGARSGRIERAYRCPFPDLAARLTVRYDVVSMHHYLEHTAAPRRELAAAHRVLRPGGHLLIEVPDPQSAAARLLGRWWGPWLQPQHLHLVPLDNLRTALTEQGFTVVSAGRREPHVPTDLTSAALNLLKAVLPPPDLPWLPASPGPVRRAVRALALAAATPVLLALFGLDLLLAPLARRTRLSNAYRVIARRN, from the coding sequence ATGAGCGGGCGGACGGGCCGGGGTGGCCGGCGTGCCCGGGTCGCCGCCCTGCGGCCGCGCTACCAGGACGAACTGAGGGACGGCACCGGGCGGTTCTTCGAGGCGCGGCGCACCACCTGCCCCTGGTGCGGCTCCGCCCGCCTCCGGCGCCGGCTGCGCACCACCGACCACCTCCAGGGCAAGCCCGGGCACTTCGTGCTCGACGCGTGCCACGACTGCGGGCACGTGTTCCAGAACCCCCGGCTCGGCGACGACGGCCTGGAGTTCTACTACCGCGACTGCTACGACGGCCTGGGCCGGTCGACGATGACGCGGACGGCCGGCTCGCCGCTCGCCGTCCGGCTCTACCGGTCGCGCGCCCGGGCGCTGCTGCCGTTCGGCCGCCCGACCCGCTGGCTGGACGTGGGCACCGGCCACGGCCACTTCTGCGCCGAGGCCCGCAAGATCCACCCGGGGACCGCGTTCCACGGGCTCGACCTGGGCGAGGGCGTCGAGAGCGGTGCGCGCAGCGGCCGCATCGAGCGGGCCTACCGTTGCCCCTTTCCGGACCTCGCCGCCCGGCTGACCGTCCGCTACGACGTGGTGAGCATGCACCACTACCTGGAACACACCGCGGCGCCCCGGCGGGAACTGGCCGCCGCGCACCGGGTCCTGCGTCCCGGCGGCCACCTGCTGATCGAGGTGCCCGACCCGCAGTCCGCCGCGGCCCGGCTGCTCGGCCGGTGGTGGGGCCCGTGGCTCCAGCCCCAGCACCTCCACCTCGTCCCGCTGGACAACCTCCGTACCGCGCTGACCGAGCAGGGCTTCACCGTCGTGTCCGCCGGCCGGCGCGAGCCGCACGTCCCCACCGATCTGACGTCCGCGGCGCTGAACCTGCTCAAGGCCGTGCTGCCGCCCCCGGACCTGCCGTGGCTGCCGGCCTCCCCGGGCCCGGTGCGGCGCGCGGTCCGCGCGCTGGCCCTGGCGGCCGCCACGCCGGTGCTCCTGGCGCTGTTCGGGCTCGACCTGCTGCTGGCCCCGCTCGCCCGGCGCACCCGGCTGTCCAACGCCTACCGGGTGATCGCCCGGCGGAACTGA
- a CDS encoding acyltransferase family protein — protein MRQLPRSSSGPGPRPARLPSLTGLRFAAAGGVVFTHCALLTDPRLATRLGPQVWVGASAVSLFFVLSGYVLMHSARPDDTARAFWRRRAAKILPNHALTWCVVMVALACAGTAAAHAPGVVDHLAALLLVNTWVPDRGFVSAGNPVSWSLAAEMFFYLLFPVLRPWVARLSRRGLLAGAAGALALVWAWPLLCQTVVARDGSFFTGYWFVYLLPPARLPEFVLGMMAARIRATGLRLPRLAVLPAALGVISTVLVNSAFLPYVYMYAAATALPLVLLVHAVAELDLRGRPSLLRTPPLVLLGELSYALYLVHFLVLGVVCVCLTALGWSRPAAVLVGLPCALAASWLLYTGVERPCVRRFSASRPAPGGRHRVPRRATAGRSSS, from the coding sequence ATGCGTCAACTCCCCCGGTCGTCGTCCGGCCCCGGGCCCCGCCCCGCCAGACTGCCTTCGCTGACCGGTCTGCGGTTCGCCGCCGCGGGCGGGGTCGTCTTCACCCACTGCGCGCTGCTGACCGATCCACGGCTCGCCACGCGGCTCGGCCCGCAGGTGTGGGTGGGCGCGAGCGCGGTCTCGCTCTTCTTCGTCCTCAGCGGATACGTGCTGATGCACTCGGCGCGGCCGGACGACACCGCACGGGCCTTCTGGCGTCGGCGGGCCGCCAAGATCCTGCCCAACCACGCCCTCACCTGGTGCGTGGTCATGGTCGCGCTCGCCTGCGCCGGCACCGCGGCCGCGCACGCCCCCGGCGTGGTGGACCATCTCGCCGCCCTGCTCCTGGTGAACACCTGGGTGCCCGACCGCGGTTTCGTCTCCGCGGGAAACCCCGTCTCCTGGTCGCTGGCCGCGGAGATGTTCTTCTACCTGCTCTTCCCGGTGCTCCGGCCCTGGGTCGCGCGGCTGTCCCGCCGCGGGCTGCTGGCCGGCGCGGCCGGCGCCCTCGCGCTGGTCTGGGCGTGGCCGCTGCTGTGCCAGACGGTCGTCGCCCGCGACGGTTCGTTCTTCACCGGCTACTGGTTCGTGTACCTGCTGCCGCCGGCCCGCCTGCCGGAATTCGTCCTCGGCATGATGGCGGCCCGGATCCGGGCGACCGGGCTGCGGCTGCCGCGCCTCGCCGTCCTGCCCGCGGCACTGGGCGTGATCAGCACCGTGCTGGTCAACTCGGCCTTCCTGCCGTACGTCTACATGTACGCGGCCGCCACCGCGCTGCCGCTCGTCCTGCTGGTCCATGCGGTCGCCGAGCTGGACCTGCGCGGCCGGCCCTCGCTGCTGCGGACCCCGCCGCTGGTCCTCCTCGGGGAGCTCTCCTACGCCCTGTACCTGGTGCACTTCCTGGTGCTGGGCGTGGTGTGCGTGTGCCTGACCGCCCTCGGCTGGAGCCGGCCGGCGGCCGTACTCGTCGGGCTGCCCTGCGCGCTGGCGGCCTCCTGGCTGCTGTACACGGGCGTCGAGCGGCCGTGTGTGCGCCGCTTCTCGGCGTCCCGCCCGGCCCCCGGCGGACGACATCGCGTGCCCAGGAGAGCCACCGCCGGGCGGAGTTCGTCATGA
- a CDS encoding glycosyltransferase, with translation MRIIVATAGSRGDVAPYTGLGARLHAAGHTVVVAADARSAGLVRDGGLTFRPLPLDRLAAEGRTGAGLSPAGQLRLAREWAPRAADALADVCAADADVLLLSGSLAPLGLVAAEGLRLPALGVFLQPLAPTREFPPVLVGARSWGPYGNRAAARGAQALLAVAFAPGVRHLRRRLGVTGAALGRRRADWPVLHGFSPTVVPRPPDWRPGLAVTGYWWPAEPAGWTPPGRLTDFLRAGPPPVFVGFGSMAATDPERLGDLVGRALRLARVRGVVQTGWAGLSVAGDDVLTVGEVPHSWLFPRTAAVVHHAGAGTTAAGLRAGVPAVPVPMMLDQSFWASRLTALGVSPARLPFRHLSAERLADAVRAAVHEPRYRQRARQLAALVTAEDGAGHVVRAVERLG, from the coding sequence ATGCGCATCATCGTCGCCACCGCGGGTTCGCGCGGGGACGTGGCTCCCTACACCGGCCTCGGCGCCCGGCTGCACGCCGCCGGGCACACGGTCGTGGTGGCCGCGGACGCCCGCTCGGCCGGACTGGTCCGGGACGGCGGGCTCACCTTCCGTCCCCTGCCGCTGGACCGCCTCGCCGCCGAGGGCCGCACCGGCGCCGGCCTCTCCCCGGCCGGACAGCTGCGGCTGGCCCGGGAGTGGGCGCCCCGGGCGGCCGACGCGCTGGCGGACGTCTGCGCGGCGGACGCCGACGTCCTGCTGCTGTCCGGCAGCCTGGCCCCCCTGGGGCTGGTGGCCGCCGAGGGCCTGCGGCTGCCCGCCCTCGGCGTCTTCCTGCAACCCCTCGCGCCCACCCGGGAGTTCCCGCCGGTCCTCGTCGGCGCACGGTCCTGGGGGCCGTACGGCAACCGGGCCGCGGCACGGGGCGCGCAGGCGCTGCTGGCGGTGGCCTTCGCCCCGGGGGTGCGCCACCTCCGGCGCCGGCTGGGTGTGACCGGGGCCGCGCTCGGGCGGCGGCGCGCGGACTGGCCGGTGCTGCACGGGTTCAGTCCGACGGTGGTGCCCCGGCCGCCGGACTGGCGGCCCGGGCTGGCGGTGACCGGCTACTGGTGGCCGGCGGAGCCCGCCGGGTGGACGCCGCCGGGCCGGCTGACGGACTTTCTGCGGGCCGGCCCACCACCGGTGTTCGTGGGCTTCGGCAGCATGGCGGCCACCGACCCGGAACGCCTCGGGGACCTGGTGGGCCGGGCGCTGCGGCTGGCCCGGGTGCGAGGGGTGGTACAGACGGGGTGGGCGGGGCTGTCGGTGGCGGGCGACGACGTGCTGACCGTGGGCGAGGTCCCGCACTCCTGGCTGTTCCCGCGGACGGCGGCCGTGGTGCACCACGCGGGGGCCGGCACCACCGCGGCCGGGCTGCGCGCCGGGGTGCCGGCGGTACCGGTCCCCATGATGCTGGACCAGTCCTTCTGGGCGTCCCGGCTGACCGCCCTGGGCGTCAGCCCCGCGCGGCTCCCCTTCCGCCACCTGTCGGCGGAGCGGCTCGCCGACGCCGTCCGCGCCGCCGTGCACGAGCCCCGCTACCGGCAGCGCGCCCGGCAACTCGCCGCGCTGGTCACCGCCGAGGACGGCGCGGGGCACGTGGTGCGGGCGGTGGAGCGGCTGGGCTGA